In the Malus domestica chromosome 16, GDT2T_hap1 genome, one interval contains:
- the LOC103425503 gene encoding uncharacterized protein isoform X2, whose protein sequence is MDSYQAQQRYLRPPPPPQPPVTSDPYHYQQQQQQPRPEWYPNQYQYPPPPPYAEHLPPPGSYPPLPHPYPAQPPNHAHFPPPPPPPHQSRPHLPPPPPRPPPPHSYQHAQEWGAAPPSWPNYAAPNNQDWEAKAKAWADARTAMETQHQQVQFPPAGGLEEQSHYQEQYPHNGDPHYSGSHHQSFSASSYQQVPDSGAPTHYPPGIHSQETSSIGSELSSCAHHAVRDGKPAGDSNALFHRQGILSTSPSVHQQEVPYSYSSVTGNEGTAAQEGQHHMQPSQPFPFAYGSQSADPTTNLADQPLEFAPGFSFDHGPHMQSSYTYHDSHGTIRGVDPVTTAPSVNTWPSSVAPGVGYPHNVPVPSGLQHDPCNAIPSPVPGHSPHSFGSFPSAAMPFGLTAGTTVHSTAAFPGDAYGVSTVTERPKKAPVPSWLRDEIKKAVITSSSMDHPKEETQSFEDEGFDRSFGKGDQADSKSVDSSRPTEEEDDEDQVEAARTAAINQEIKRILTEVFLKVTDELFDEIATKVLTEDDLTVEVEQSALISNHKVLPSPPAVTTPKASAKVLIAAKSKEYETGDVKSSSTLPGDVLGLANYATDDEDGDSDIQSSGVPNSGKDAKLQQLTVRTPSNDRHNATVNDRSSVELQEHSKSQTILESGRGKTSSLESNNRNKNDDSNGDRILPDGTTASRLKDTVGIFKPELPKETVNVKNTSKDDPQVMESRMKPDKHDRDENKKSYVKDINKEIESGKIRTDEKGDENHKGHYPRKERTYDRNGSKEKVKEQSVKESESRKRSSHADAKEGRRETEQLHRANAKEDKDRKRGWTKEKEGDRSRHKHSTDSSRHKGRRSSSVGSRGRNSKDDSSDEASDDSKRKRHSRRCNLSPSPVRSRRRQVLRSPHSKHSQRRHSPYSSLETSRYVAMKSLLCIVFQTYTGINKQLIR, encoded by the exons ATGGATTCGTACCAAGCGCAGCAGCGGTACCTGAGACCGCCCCCGCCGCCGCAACCACCGGTCACGTCGGATCCCTATCACTaccagcagcagcaacagcaaCCAAGGCCAGAGTGGTACCCCAACCAGTACCAGTACCCACCACCTCCGCCGTACGCTGAACATCTCCCTCCCCCGGGTTCTTATCCTCCGCTCCCTCACCCTTATCCTGCGCAACCCCCAAATCACGCCCACTTCcctcctccccctccccctcctcaTCAATCTCGCCCTCACCTGCCTCCCCCTCCGCCTCGCCCTCCTCCACCTCATTCTTATCAGCACGCCCAG GAGTGGGGAGCTGCTCCTCCGAGTTGGCCGAATTACGCAG CCCCAAATAATCAAGATTGGGAAGCAAAGGCTAAGGCGTGGGCAGATGCCAGAACGGCAATGGAGACTCAACATCAACAGGTGCAGTTTCCACCGGCGGGGGGATTAGAAGAACAGAGTCACTATCAGGAACAGTATCCCCACAACGGTGACCCGCACTATTCTGGTAGTCACCATCAGTCATTTTCTGCATCTAGCTATCAACAGGTTCCAGATTCAGGTGCTCCAACACACTATCCACCGGGAATTCATTCCCAGGAGACTTCATCAATCGGCTCTGAACTATCTTCTTGTGCTCATCACGCTGTTAGAGATGGAAAGCCAGCTGGGGACTCAAATGCTCTGTTTCACCGTCAAGGAATCTTATCTACAAGTCCATCTGTCCATCAGCAGGAGGTACCTTATAGTTATTCTTCTGTTACAG GCAATGAAGGGACTGCAGCTCAAGAAGGACAACATCACATGCAGCCATCGCAGCCCTTTCCTTTTGCCTATGGCAGTCAGTCTGCTGATCCAACAACCAATCTTGCTGACCAGCCTTTAGAATTTGCACCTGGGTTTAGCTTTGATCATGGTCCACACATGCAGTCCAGCTATACTTATCATGATTCACATGGAACTATAAGAGGTGTCGACCCAGTGACCACAGCACCCTCCGTGAATACCTGGCCTAGTTCTGTTGCACCTGGTGTAGGTTATCCTCATAATGTTCCAGTTCCATCAGGACTACAG CATGATCCCTGCAATGCAATACCATCTCCTGTTCCTGGCCATTCTCCACATTCGTTTGGAAGTTTCCCATCTGCTGCAATGCCCTTTGGTCTCACTGCAGGAACCACAGTTCACTCTACTGCAGCCTTCCCTGGTGATGCATACGGAGTTTCTACAGTTACTGAGCGCCCCAAAAAG GCTCCAGTGCCTAGTTGGCTTAGAGACGAAATTAAGAAAGCAGTCATCACAAGTTCTTCTATGGACCATCCTAAGGAGGAAACTCAATCTTTTGAGGATGAAGGTTTTGACAGATCTTTTGGGAAAGGTGATCAAGCAGACAGCAAGAGCGTCGATTCTTCTAGACCAACAGAAGAAGAGGATGACGAG GATCAAGTGGAAGCTGCTAGGACTGCAGCAATTAACCAAGAAATAAAGCGTATCCTAACTGAAGTTTTCTTGAAG GTTACTGATGAGCTGTTTGATGAAATTGCTACAAAAGTTCTTACTGAAGATGATCTGACAGTTGAAG TGGAACAGAGCGCACTCATTTCAAACCATAAGGTTTTGCCATCTCCACCAGCAGTTACAACTCCCAAGGCTTctgcaaaagttctaattgcGGCCAAGTCTAAGGAATATGAGACTGGAGATGTAAAATCCAGTTCTACTTTACCTGGTGATGTATTGGGTCTTGCAAATTATGCTACAGATGACGAAGATGGAGATAGTGATATTCAGAGTTCTGGTGTGCCAAATTCTGGGAAAGATGCTAAGCTTCAGCAGTTAACTGTCAGAACGCCTTCAAATGATAGGCATAATGCCACTGTAAATGACCGTTCTTCTGTAGAGCTTCAAGAGCATAGTAAAAGTCAGACAATTTTGGAGAGTGGACGGGGCAAAACCAGTTCACTTGAGTCTAATAATAGAAACAAGAATGATGATAGTAATGGTGATAGAATTTTGCCAGATGGAACTACTGCCTCTAGGTTGAAGGATACTGTAGGGATATTCAAACCTGAACTACCTAAAGAAACTGTCAATGTGAAAAACACATCAAAAGATGACCCACAAGTTATGGAGTCCAGGATGAAACCTGATAAGCATGATCGAGATGAGAATAAAAAGAGTTATGTAAAAGATATCAATAAGGAGATAGAAAGTGGTAAGATTAGGACAGATGAGAAGGGTGACGAGAATCATAAGGGACATTATCCGAGAAAGGAAAGGACATATGATCGGAATGGCTCAAAAGAAAAGGTGAAAGAGCAAAGTGTTAAGGAATCTGAGTCAAGAAAAAGGTCTTCCCATGCTGATGCCAAGGAGGGCAGAAGAGAAACAGAGCAACTCCATAGGGCTAATGCTAAAGAAGACAAGGACAGGAAAAGAGGATGGACAAAGGAAAAGGAGGGTGATAGATCAAGACATAAACATTCTACTGACTCAAGCAGGCACAAGGGAAGGCGCTCCTCTTCTGTTGGCAGTAGAGGAAGAAACAGCAAGGATGATTCAAGCGATGAAGCTTCTGATGATTCTAAAAG GAAGCGCCATTCAAGGAGATGTAACTTATCACCATCACCCGTCAGGTCCAGGAGAAG ACAAGTTTTGCGGTCTCCACATAGCAAGCATTCTCAGCGCAGGCATTCTCCTTATTCTTCTCTTGAGACGAGCAGGTATGTTGCCATGAAATCTTTGTTGTGTATTGTTTTTCAGACATATACAGGTATCAATAAGCAACTAATCAGGTGA
- the LOC103425503 gene encoding uncharacterized protein isoform X1 — MDSYQAQQRYLRPPPPPQPPVTSDPYHYQQQQQQPRPEWYPNQYQYPPPPPYAEHLPPPGSYPPLPHPYPAQPPNHAHFPPPPPPPHQSRPHLPPPPPRPPPPHSYQHAQEWGAAPPSWPNYAAPNNQDWEAKAKAWADARTAMETQHQQVQFPPAGGLEEQSHYQEQYPHNGDPHYSGSHHQSFSASSYQQVPDSGAPTHYPPGIHSQETSSIGSELSSCAHHAVRDGKPAGDSNALFHRQGILSTSPSVHQQEVPYSYSSVTGNEGTAAQEGQHHMQPSQPFPFAYGSQSADPTTNLADQPLEFAPGFSFDHGPHMQSSYTYHDSHGTIRGVDPVTTAPSVNTWPSSVAPGVGYPHNVPVPSGLQHDPCNAIPSPVPGHSPHSFGSFPSAAMPFGLTAGTTVHSTAAFPGDAYGVSTVTERPKKAPVPSWLRDEIKKAVITSSSMDHPKEETQSFEDEGFDRSFGKGDQADSKSVDSSRPTEEEDDEDQVEAARTAAINQEIKRILTEVFLKVTDELFDEIATKVLTEDDLTVEVEQSALISNHKVLPSPPAVTTPKASAKVLIAAKSKEYETGDVKSSSTLPGDVLGLANYATDDEDGDSDIQSSGVPNSGKDAKLQQLTVRTPSNDRHNATVNDRSSVELQEHSKSQTILESGRGKTSSLESNNRNKNDDSNGDRILPDGTTASRLKDTVGIFKPELPKETVNVKNTSKDDPQVMESRMKPDKHDRDENKKSYVKDINKEIESGKIRTDEKGDENHKGHYPRKERTYDRNGSKEKVKEQSVKESESRKRSSHADAKEGRRETEQLHRANAKEDKDRKRGWTKEKEGDRSRHKHSTDSSRHKGRRSSSVGSRGRNSKDDSSDEASDDSKRKRHSRRCNLSPSPVRSRRRQVLRSPHSKHSQRRHSPYSSLETSRGRRSRSRSPVRRQR, encoded by the exons ATGGATTCGTACCAAGCGCAGCAGCGGTACCTGAGACCGCCCCCGCCGCCGCAACCACCGGTCACGTCGGATCCCTATCACTaccagcagcagcaacagcaaCCAAGGCCAGAGTGGTACCCCAACCAGTACCAGTACCCACCACCTCCGCCGTACGCTGAACATCTCCCTCCCCCGGGTTCTTATCCTCCGCTCCCTCACCCTTATCCTGCGCAACCCCCAAATCACGCCCACTTCcctcctccccctccccctcctcaTCAATCTCGCCCTCACCTGCCTCCCCCTCCGCCTCGCCCTCCTCCACCTCATTCTTATCAGCACGCCCAG GAGTGGGGAGCTGCTCCTCCGAGTTGGCCGAATTACGCAG CCCCAAATAATCAAGATTGGGAAGCAAAGGCTAAGGCGTGGGCAGATGCCAGAACGGCAATGGAGACTCAACATCAACAGGTGCAGTTTCCACCGGCGGGGGGATTAGAAGAACAGAGTCACTATCAGGAACAGTATCCCCACAACGGTGACCCGCACTATTCTGGTAGTCACCATCAGTCATTTTCTGCATCTAGCTATCAACAGGTTCCAGATTCAGGTGCTCCAACACACTATCCACCGGGAATTCATTCCCAGGAGACTTCATCAATCGGCTCTGAACTATCTTCTTGTGCTCATCACGCTGTTAGAGATGGAAAGCCAGCTGGGGACTCAAATGCTCTGTTTCACCGTCAAGGAATCTTATCTACAAGTCCATCTGTCCATCAGCAGGAGGTACCTTATAGTTATTCTTCTGTTACAG GCAATGAAGGGACTGCAGCTCAAGAAGGACAACATCACATGCAGCCATCGCAGCCCTTTCCTTTTGCCTATGGCAGTCAGTCTGCTGATCCAACAACCAATCTTGCTGACCAGCCTTTAGAATTTGCACCTGGGTTTAGCTTTGATCATGGTCCACACATGCAGTCCAGCTATACTTATCATGATTCACATGGAACTATAAGAGGTGTCGACCCAGTGACCACAGCACCCTCCGTGAATACCTGGCCTAGTTCTGTTGCACCTGGTGTAGGTTATCCTCATAATGTTCCAGTTCCATCAGGACTACAG CATGATCCCTGCAATGCAATACCATCTCCTGTTCCTGGCCATTCTCCACATTCGTTTGGAAGTTTCCCATCTGCTGCAATGCCCTTTGGTCTCACTGCAGGAACCACAGTTCACTCTACTGCAGCCTTCCCTGGTGATGCATACGGAGTTTCTACAGTTACTGAGCGCCCCAAAAAG GCTCCAGTGCCTAGTTGGCTTAGAGACGAAATTAAGAAAGCAGTCATCACAAGTTCTTCTATGGACCATCCTAAGGAGGAAACTCAATCTTTTGAGGATGAAGGTTTTGACAGATCTTTTGGGAAAGGTGATCAAGCAGACAGCAAGAGCGTCGATTCTTCTAGACCAACAGAAGAAGAGGATGACGAG GATCAAGTGGAAGCTGCTAGGACTGCAGCAATTAACCAAGAAATAAAGCGTATCCTAACTGAAGTTTTCTTGAAG GTTACTGATGAGCTGTTTGATGAAATTGCTACAAAAGTTCTTACTGAAGATGATCTGACAGTTGAAG TGGAACAGAGCGCACTCATTTCAAACCATAAGGTTTTGCCATCTCCACCAGCAGTTACAACTCCCAAGGCTTctgcaaaagttctaattgcGGCCAAGTCTAAGGAATATGAGACTGGAGATGTAAAATCCAGTTCTACTTTACCTGGTGATGTATTGGGTCTTGCAAATTATGCTACAGATGACGAAGATGGAGATAGTGATATTCAGAGTTCTGGTGTGCCAAATTCTGGGAAAGATGCTAAGCTTCAGCAGTTAACTGTCAGAACGCCTTCAAATGATAGGCATAATGCCACTGTAAATGACCGTTCTTCTGTAGAGCTTCAAGAGCATAGTAAAAGTCAGACAATTTTGGAGAGTGGACGGGGCAAAACCAGTTCACTTGAGTCTAATAATAGAAACAAGAATGATGATAGTAATGGTGATAGAATTTTGCCAGATGGAACTACTGCCTCTAGGTTGAAGGATACTGTAGGGATATTCAAACCTGAACTACCTAAAGAAACTGTCAATGTGAAAAACACATCAAAAGATGACCCACAAGTTATGGAGTCCAGGATGAAACCTGATAAGCATGATCGAGATGAGAATAAAAAGAGTTATGTAAAAGATATCAATAAGGAGATAGAAAGTGGTAAGATTAGGACAGATGAGAAGGGTGACGAGAATCATAAGGGACATTATCCGAGAAAGGAAAGGACATATGATCGGAATGGCTCAAAAGAAAAGGTGAAAGAGCAAAGTGTTAAGGAATCTGAGTCAAGAAAAAGGTCTTCCCATGCTGATGCCAAGGAGGGCAGAAGAGAAACAGAGCAACTCCATAGGGCTAATGCTAAAGAAGACAAGGACAGGAAAAGAGGATGGACAAAGGAAAAGGAGGGTGATAGATCAAGACATAAACATTCTACTGACTCAAGCAGGCACAAGGGAAGGCGCTCCTCTTCTGTTGGCAGTAGAGGAAGAAACAGCAAGGATGATTCAAGCGATGAAGCTTCTGATGATTCTAAAAG GAAGCGCCATTCAAGGAGATGTAACTTATCACCATCACCCGTCAGGTCCAGGAGAAG ACAAGTTTTGCGGTCTCCACATAGCAAGCATTCTCAGCGCAGGCATTCTCCTTATTCTTCTCTTGAGACGAGCAG GGGAAGAAGGTCAAGATCCAGATCACCTGTGCGGCGGCAGAGATGA
- the LOC103403326 gene encoding uncharacterized protein: MKEDEDDNHRKQMASHSRRVMEVVGFLPEQKVTTALRMLAYGVSVDQVDKIMRMEKSTVLESLMQFCSAIKALYMKEYLHKQTLRDLQRLLRKGAKNDLNVLAQSPVFDEVLSAARMFDVEALRSIMMTCIVLHNMIVEDDYDYDAVDGYESDTMNKSRTRIYCAHDGTEDPV; encoded by the exons ATgaaggaggatgaggatgataaCCATAGAAAGCAGATGGCCTCACATTCTCGCCGTGTCATGGAAGTTGTGG GTTTTCTTCCTGAGCAAAAAGTTACTACTGCCTTacggatgcttgcatatggagtatCTGTAGATCAAGTGGATAAGATAATGAGGATGGAAAAATCAACTGTTCTGGAGTCCCTGATGCAGTTTTGCTCCGCAATCAAAGCCCTCTATATGAAGGAGTACCTCCATAAACAGACACTTAGGGATTTGCAAAGGCTACTAaggaagg GAGCTAAAAATGACCTaaatgtccttgcccaatctCCAGTCTTCGACGAAGTGCT GTCAGCTGCcagaatgtttgatgtcgaggcACTTCGATCCATTATGATGACGTGTATCgttctccacaacatgattgtggaagatgattATGATTATGATGCCGTCGACGGATACGAATCGGACACAATGAACAAATCAAGAACGCGTatctattgtgctcatgacggCACCGAAGATCCTGTGTAA
- the LOC103403069 gene encoding uncharacterized protein, translating to MAVVIGNLALLLDVTSPRTIIPDRKTRPVALDALLNMNLTLPKRDPQSHAHNGFIAVKGFDSDGETRSQRVVARGKANSKVNGVDFDRDEEGNGNGYGDGDDQEPLDWEKEMRKRVKEIEERRELEKKAEEIQNRMEEDFEDDGREETEQEKRMRVRKELEKVAKEQAERRATAQLMFDLGQKAYGRGMYGRAIEFLEGALTIIPRPTLFGGEIQIWLAMAYEANNRHTDCIELYHQLEKKHPSASIRRQAAELRYILQAPKLKITQEEMVTIPLIGSSYDSYAGTWSDKYKGKEPTSSGTVTNQLSSSRDYFGDFMVWRPPIGLEKNQAFWIGLALWLGLVGAALFIQN from the exons ATGGCCGTGGTTATCGGAAACCTAGCTCTGCTACTAGACGTCACGTCGCCGAGGACCATAATTCCTGATCGGAAGACTCGTCCGGTGGCGCTCGACGCGCTTTTGAACATGAACCTGACCTTGCCGAAGCGGGACCCGCAGAGTCACGCACACAACGGGTTTATCGCGGTCAAGGGGTTTGACTCGGACGGGGAGACTCGGAGCCAGCGAGTCGTGGCTCGGGGAAAAGCGAATTCGAAGGTAAACGGCGTGGACTTCGACAGGGACGAGGAGGGGAACGGGAATGGGTACGGGGACGGGGACGATCAGGAGCCGTTGGATTGGGAGAAGGAAATGCGGAAGAGGGTGAAGGAGATCGAGGAGAGGAGGGAGTTGGAGAAGAAGGCGGAGGAGATACAGAACCGGATGGAGGAGGATTTCGAAGACGACGGCAGGGAAGAGACGGAGCAGGAGAAGCGGATGAGAGTGAGGAAAGAGCTCGAAAAG GTGGCTAAGGAGCAGGCGGAGCGGAGAGCCACGGCGCAGTTGATGTTTGATTTGGGACAGAAGGCGTATGGAAGGGGCATGTACGGCCGTGCCATTGAGTTTTTAGAAGGCGCGCTCACGATCATTCCTAGGCCCACGTTATTCGGTGGTGAG ATACAAATTTGGCTTGCTATGGCCTACGAGGCTAACAACCGCCATACCGATTGCATTGAACTTTACCATCAATTGGAGAAGAAGCACCCGAGTGCCAGCATCCGGCGCCAAGCAGCAGAGCTTCGGTACATTTTGCAAGCACCAAAGCTCAAGATAACACAAGAAGAGATGGTAACCATACCACTCATTGGTTCTAGTTATGACAG CTATGCTGGAACGTGGAGTGATAAATACAAAGGCAAAGAACCGACTAGCAGCGGGACAGTGACCAATCAGCTCTCGTCGTCTAGAGACTATTTCGGAGACTTTATGGTATGGCGACCTCCAATCGGACTGGAGAAAAACCAAGCGTTCTGGATAGGTTTGGCATTGTGGTTGGGTTTAGTTGGAGCTGCGCTCTTTATTCAAAACTGA
- the LOC103403070 gene encoding large ribosomal subunit protein uL15x-like, with translation MTTRFKKNRKKRGHVSAGHGRIGKHRKHPGGRGNAGGMHHHRILFDKYHPGYFGKVGMRYFHKLRNKFYCPIVNVDKLWSLLPQEAKDKATKENTPLIDVTQYGFFKVLGKGVLPQNQPVVVKAKLISKTAEKKIKEAGGAVVLTA, from the coding sequence atgacgACCCGATTCAAGAAGAACCGCAAGAAGAGAGGCCACGTCAGTGCCGGTCACGGTCGTATCGGCAAGCACCGAAAGCATCCCGGAGGTCGCGGTAACGCCGGAGGCATGCACCACCACCGGATCCTCTTCGACAAGTACCATCCGGGGTATTTCGGTAAAGTCGGTATGAGGTACTTTCACAAGCTTCGCAACAAGTTCTACTGCCCCATCGTGAACGTCGACAAGCTCTGGTCGCTCCTCCCCCAGGAGGCCAAGGACAAGGCCACCAAGGAAAACACGCCGCTCATCGACGTGACCCAGTACGGCTTCTTTAAGGTCCTCGGCAAGGGCGTGTTGCCTCAGAACCAGCCCGTCGTGGTCAAGGCCAAGCTCATTTCCAAGACCGCTGAGAAGAAGATTAAGGAGGCCGGTGGCGCCGTCGTGCTCACCGCTTAG